In Candidatus Palauibacter scopulicola, one genomic interval encodes:
- a CDS encoding TonB-dependent receptor, producing MTRRMEGKVGRRFARRGAWRLLAALACLPGAEGVAAQVPDTVSRDTVSFQLRELRIEALRPVASVSGASAVRLSLQSPRVAAVPLLDEALREIPFLQVRENSRGEAQPTLRGTESRQLSVLVDGVPLTLGWDARTDLSLIPVDAAREIQLFRGISSVLHGPNVLGGVVSIEIGHGSVDADRRLNGMQGGMDATGAAFGGVRLGRTWSSGDGGVSVQAGGGYRTRDGVPLPGGVVQPAATDPNRRLNSDLDHVSAFFTGRAESEGGAWVSTSAFGYRAERGVPPELHVMNPRRWRLPEAKRAVGTVSAGTGWGRTPFGTGDFEVSIGVDVGDAQIDEFETLAYEDVAGQEFADDRTLTFRGLSDHELGDGIVRTALTVAETRHVERLVPGGESTFRQRLFSLGGEVELPLAGPGAGFWSGARVSLGASWDRGSTPETGGREARETIDDWGARIGGSAQIGSRVRFHMGASRRVRFPSLRELYSGALGRFVPNHELAPEILRAAEGGVTGTVEAFGAEVEAQAVLFVQSFSNAIVRTGLGDGRFRRENRRRVDAAGIELLGDARWGNVSLGGDLTWQNVNVTDRRFEGRSLRAEYQPGIAVGAHVESPLPAGFRARAAVEAIGRQYCVDPDFDADIALDPTARVDLVVSREFAVSGPFRTLQTSLSLDNLADATVFDQCGLPQPGRLLRLQFRLF from the coding sequence ATGACACGGAGGATGGAAGGGAAGGTCGGGCGACGGTTCGCCCGGCGTGGCGCGTGGCGGCTTCTCGCCGCATTGGCGTGTCTGCCGGGGGCGGAGGGCGTCGCCGCGCAGGTACCGGACACCGTGTCCCGGGATACGGTGTCCTTCCAGCTTCGCGAACTCCGCATCGAGGCGCTGCGGCCGGTCGCCAGCGTCTCGGGTGCGAGCGCGGTGCGCCTCAGCCTTCAGTCGCCGCGCGTGGCCGCCGTCCCCCTGCTCGACGAGGCGTTGCGCGAGATTCCGTTCCTGCAGGTGCGGGAGAACTCGCGCGGCGAGGCCCAGCCGACGCTGAGGGGGACCGAGTCGCGTCAGCTTTCCGTGCTCGTCGACGGGGTGCCTCTGACGCTCGGGTGGGACGCGCGCACGGATCTTTCCCTCATTCCGGTCGACGCGGCGCGCGAGATCCAGCTCTTCCGGGGCATCTCGTCGGTTCTCCACGGTCCCAACGTTCTGGGCGGCGTGGTCTCGATCGAGATCGGACACGGGAGCGTCGACGCGGACCGACGGCTCAACGGGATGCAGGGCGGCATGGACGCGACCGGTGCGGCCTTCGGCGGCGTGCGGCTCGGACGCACGTGGAGTTCGGGGGACGGCGGCGTGTCCGTTCAGGCGGGCGGCGGCTACCGGACGCGCGACGGCGTACCGCTTCCCGGCGGCGTCGTGCAGCCGGCCGCGACCGACCCGAACCGGCGTCTCAACAGCGATCTCGACCATGTGAGCGCCTTCTTCACCGGCCGGGCCGAATCCGAAGGCGGCGCCTGGGTCTCCACGTCCGCCTTCGGGTATCGCGCCGAGCGGGGGGTCCCGCCGGAGCTCCACGTGATGAATCCGCGGCGCTGGAGGCTGCCGGAGGCGAAGCGCGCCGTGGGCACGGTCTCAGCGGGTACCGGGTGGGGTCGCACCCCCTTCGGCACGGGAGACTTCGAGGTCAGCATCGGGGTCGACGTGGGCGACGCGCAGATCGACGAGTTCGAGACGCTGGCCTATGAGGATGTTGCGGGACAGGAGTTCGCGGACGACCGCACCCTCACCTTCCGCGGCCTGTCCGACCATGAACTCGGCGATGGGATCGTGCGGACGGCACTGACGGTGGCCGAGACGCGCCACGTGGAGCGTCTCGTGCCCGGCGGAGAGTCCACCTTCCGGCAGCGCCTGTTCAGCCTCGGCGGCGAGGTCGAGTTGCCGCTTGCGGGCCCCGGCGCGGGGTTCTGGTCGGGCGCCCGCGTCAGCCTGGGGGCGAGTTGGGACCGCGGCAGCACGCCGGAGACCGGCGGTCGCGAAGCGCGCGAGACGATCGACGACTGGGGGGCGCGCATCGGGGGGTCCGCGCAGATCGGATCGCGCGTGCGCTTCCACATGGGGGCGAGCCGCCGCGTCCGCTTCCCGTCGCTGCGGGAACTGTATTCGGGCGCGCTCGGCCGCTTCGTCCCCAACCACGAACTCGCGCCGGAGATCCTCCGCGCGGCGGAGGGCGGCGTCACCGGGACGGTGGAGGCGTTCGGGGCGGAGGTCGAGGCACAGGCTGTGCTCTTCGTCCAGAGCTTCTCGAACGCGATCGTGCGCACGGGACTCGGGGACGGGAGGTTCCGGCGGGAGAACCGGCGTCGCGTGGACGCGGCGGGGATCGAGCTGCTCGGCGACGCGCGGTGGGGGAATGTTTCCCTGGGGGGCGACCTGACGTGGCAGAACGTGAATGTCACGGACCGGCGGTTCGAGGGCCGCAGCCTCCGTGCGGAGTATCAGCCCGGGATCGCCGTCGGAGCGCACGTGGAGAGCCCGCTCCCCGCGGGTTTCCGGGCGCGGGCCGCGGTGGAGGCGATCGGGCGCCAGTACTGCGTCGATCCGGACTTCGATGCCGACATCGCCCTCGATCCGACGGCCCGCGTCGACCTCGTCGTGAGTCGGGAGTTTGCGGTCAGCGGACCCTTCCGGACGCTCCAGACGTCGCTGTCTCTGGACAACCTCGCGGACGCGACGGTCTTCGATCAGTGCGGACTGCCGCAGCCCGGCCGGCTGCTGCGCCTCCAGTTCCGGCTCTTCTAG
- the lnt gene encoding apolipoprotein N-acyltransferase, with amino-acid sequence MNWRARIVPERAAPLLLGGVLMGLAHPPFHLLVTSFVALVPFIVWLEELPATSEGRGQARKGGFLFGLVYYTLVLYWLLVALVFYTWWAFFAFLAPILILATFMSWVAGGIHLVRARFRWPLYVVFPVFWTAGEVLRAHLLDVSFPWMQLGDTLSAYPILVGAADLVGARGLSFWLALANALVASGYLAYRAGGWRGPRRPAAGLLLVLAVPIAYSVARWQTLEVRPVARVGVVQPSVPQHLRNTDRAASADSAFRSTATLISAWPDRERMDLVIFPETMLGAGIFDPLPSYDYAGWQEARAWAEGVAEALDAEVAVGGRGADDLGDREYQPFNSAFHLRPGEGVVNRYDKRFLVPFVERVPFMPPEWFQAIPYAGGNFGIGEWQAPIEIATEEGSAAYGTMICYESIFSPLARHYRRNGADFLVNITNDSWFGRDAWWSRSSALWQHPAHLVMRSIETRMGAARSGNTGVSKVVDPLGRVSHRTELFEPASFVADVSTTDELTVYVRFGDVVGTLAALAALLALGASFLKDRTRRGRTPRGASGESVEQASGSA; translated from the coding sequence TTGAACTGGCGCGCGCGGATCGTCCCCGAGCGGGCCGCTCCCCTCCTCCTCGGCGGGGTGTTGATGGGGCTCGCGCACCCTCCCTTCCATCTCCTCGTGACCTCCTTCGTCGCGCTCGTCCCCTTCATCGTCTGGCTCGAGGAACTCCCGGCGACGTCGGAGGGCCGCGGGCAGGCCCGCAAGGGTGGATTCCTCTTCGGGCTCGTCTACTACACGCTCGTGCTGTACTGGCTCCTCGTCGCGCTCGTCTTCTACACGTGGTGGGCGTTCTTCGCCTTCCTCGCCCCGATCCTCATCCTCGCGACCTTCATGTCCTGGGTGGCCGGCGGGATCCACCTGGTGAGGGCCCGTTTCCGGTGGCCGCTCTACGTCGTGTTCCCCGTGTTCTGGACCGCCGGAGAGGTGCTGCGGGCACACCTCCTCGACGTCTCCTTCCCCTGGATGCAACTCGGCGACACGCTCTCGGCCTATCCCATCCTCGTGGGCGCGGCGGACCTCGTGGGCGCCCGCGGGCTTTCCTTCTGGCTCGCGCTCGCGAACGCCCTCGTCGCGTCGGGGTACCTCGCGTACCGGGCCGGAGGGTGGCGTGGGCCGCGGCGGCCCGCGGCCGGACTCCTGCTCGTGCTCGCCGTCCCCATCGCCTATTCCGTGGCGCGCTGGCAGACGCTGGAGGTGCGGCCCGTGGCCCGCGTCGGGGTCGTCCAGCCCAGCGTCCCGCAGCACCTGCGCAACACCGATCGCGCCGCGTCGGCCGACAGCGCCTTTCGGTCGACGGCGACGCTCATCTCCGCGTGGCCGGACCGGGAGCGCATGGATCTCGTGATCTTCCCCGAGACGATGCTCGGGGCCGGTATCTTCGATCCGCTTCCCTCCTACGACTATGCCGGATGGCAGGAGGCGCGCGCCTGGGCCGAGGGCGTCGCCGAGGCGCTCGACGCCGAGGTCGCCGTCGGAGGGCGCGGGGCGGACGACCTCGGCGACCGGGAGTACCAGCCGTTCAACTCCGCCTTCCACCTCCGCCCCGGAGAAGGCGTCGTCAACCGCTATGACAAGCGCTTTCTGGTGCCGTTCGTGGAGCGGGTGCCGTTCATGCCCCCCGAGTGGTTCCAGGCCATCCCCTACGCGGGGGGGAACTTTGGCATCGGCGAGTGGCAGGCCCCGATCGAGATCGCCACCGAGGAGGGAAGCGCGGCGTACGGGACGATGATCTGCTACGAGTCGATCTTCTCCCCCCTGGCGCGGCACTACCGGCGGAACGGCGCGGACTTCCTCGTCAACATCACGAACGACTCCTGGTTCGGCCGCGACGCGTGGTGGAGCCGCTCGAGCGCCCTGTGGCAGCACCCGGCCCACCTCGTGATGCGTTCCATCGAGACACGGATGGGGGCGGCGCGCTCGGGGAACACGGGGGTATCGAAGGTTGTGGATCCGCTGGGGCGGGTGTCGCACCGCACCGAACTCTTCGAGCCCGCGTCTTTCGTGGCGGATGTGTCGACGACGGATGAGTTGACGGTGTACGTGCGTTTCGGCGACGTGGTGGGGACGCTGGCCGCGCTGGCAGCGCTTCTTGCTCTTGGGGCGTCTTTCCTGAAGGATCGCACCCGACGCGGCCGGACGCCGCGCGGGGCTTCGGGAGAGTCAGTGGAGCAGGCAAGCGGGAGCGCATGA
- a CDS encoding isochorismate synthase: MRASGRSRGRRAEEALEAARGAGCFASVTLRLPSIEPEAVLASPPVGVRGFWQSGPHWIAHAGAAAEIDSREGAPGPAPGDLIAWTRGRAEKLFSEPWVLDLDGEARRPRMHGGFAFDPARRADREPGFWEAFPSARFVLPAYEVEADERGAWLTVTRRFAAGTSGGQAIDRLRRRATRTREQLARLERQGAAPGPVPSATAIEELLDRRQWQRAVDEILEEIRSGRVRKVVLARSIDITLGRLPDSAAVLTALRTANPLAHLYLMQFARDRFLVGAAPELIGSLRGRRFRTMAVGGSTPRGADPASDAWLGRQLLDSRKNREEHLVVVEDIVERLRQSGVRIGAIPKPALLRLPRIQHLRTDLEAETRPGTHILSLVETLHPTAAVCGDPRAGARDIIRAHETEGRGWYAGPVGWFDEDGNGEFAPALRGGVARGPLLRLYAAAGLVSGSRAPAEWDETRVKLQTMLAALGVARTR; this comes from the coding sequence ATGAGGGCGTCCGGGCGGTCCCGCGGGAGGCGGGCGGAGGAGGCGCTCGAGGCGGCGCGCGGGGCGGGTTGCTTCGCCAGCGTGACCTTGCGCTTGCCGAGCATCGAGCCCGAAGCGGTGCTCGCCTCGCCACCGGTCGGCGTGCGTGGCTTCTGGCAGAGCGGCCCGCACTGGATCGCGCACGCGGGCGCCGCCGCGGAGATCGACAGCCGGGAGGGGGCGCCGGGACCCGCTCCCGGAGATCTCATCGCCTGGACGCGGGGGCGCGCGGAGAAACTGTTCTCGGAACCGTGGGTTCTCGACCTGGACGGCGAGGCCAGGCGGCCGCGCATGCATGGCGGCTTCGCCTTCGACCCCGCGCGGCGCGCGGATCGGGAGCCGGGCTTCTGGGAGGCGTTCCCGAGTGCGCGCTTCGTGCTGCCGGCCTACGAAGTCGAGGCGGACGAACGTGGTGCGTGGCTGACGGTGACGCGCCGCTTCGCCGCCGGCACCTCCGGCGGTCAGGCGATCGATCGACTCCGCCGGCGCGCGACGCGAACGCGCGAGCAGCTTGCGAGGCTCGAGCGTCAGGGGGCGGCGCCGGGGCCCGTGCCGTCCGCGACCGCCATCGAGGAACTGCTGGATCGCCGGCAATGGCAGCGCGCCGTCGACGAGATTCTTGAGGAGATCCGATCCGGTCGGGTTCGAAAGGTCGTGCTCGCCCGTTCCATCGATATCACGCTCGGAAGGCTGCCGGACTCCGCCGCCGTTCTCACGGCTCTGCGGACGGCGAACCCGCTCGCGCACCTCTACCTGATGCAGTTCGCCCGCGACCGCTTCCTCGTCGGCGCCGCCCCCGAGCTGATCGGTTCGCTGCGCGGGCGCCGTTTTCGCACGATGGCGGTCGGGGGGTCGACGCCGCGCGGCGCGGATCCGGCATCGGACGCGTGGCTTGGCCGCCAGTTGCTCGACAGCCGCAAGAACCGGGAGGAACACCTCGTCGTGGTCGAGGACATCGTCGAGCGGCTGCGTCAGTCCGGCGTCCGGATCGGAGCGATCCCGAAGCCCGCCCTGCTGCGCCTGCCGCGGATCCAGCACCTTCGCACGGACCTCGAGGCGGAGACCCGGCCCGGCACGCACATCCTGTCGCTGGTGGAGACGCTCCATCCCACCGCGGCCGTATGTGGCGATCCTCGCGCCGGCGCACGCGACATCATCCGCGCGCACGAGACGGAAGGTCGCGGCTGGTACGCGGGTCCGGTCGGCTGGTTCGACGAGGACGGCAACGGGGAATTCGCCCCCGCGCTGCGCGGCGGCGTCGCCAGGGGGCCGCTCCTCCGGCTCTACGCCGCCGCGGGCCTCGTCAGCGGTTCCCGGGCTCCGGCGGAGTGGGACGAGACCCGGGTCAAGCTGCAGACGATGCTCGCGGCGCTCGGTGTCGCGCGGACGCGGTGA
- the menD gene encoding 2-succinyl-5-enolpyruvyl-6-hydroxy-3-cyclohexene-1-carboxylic-acid synthase, which produces MSRTSAAPNRNALWARALVDGLARRGVSHACIGSGSRSAPLVDALAADDRFILHPHVDERSAAFFALGAGAASGRPAAVVTTSGTAAANLFPAVVEASRSEVPFLALTADRPAALRGTDANQTIDQRDLFGRYARRSIDLALPEPTAAGLARLGAAVEAAWRAALGPPAGPAHLNVQFAKPLEPVRVPGDVPPDLEPRLPGSPTPGDEPGALPPDAGGELAALLQGARRPLIVCGPNQRPGIGRAALTLAARMRAPLVADPLSGARFGSGAERWTMGSADLSLRADEVAAALRPDLVLRVGRAPTSAAVCRYLERHADAPQFVLDATHRWHDHLATKARPLTGDPVATLERAAATDSGEAEEAWFGRWRATDRAARLAVERSLAETWFEGAIANAMAESLPEGTPWFIGNSMPIRDIDAFTRATDRSLRTLGLRGASGIDGNVSAALGAAAACGRPSAALIGDLTLLHDVGALLADRPSGISLHLVVIQNRGGGIFHMLPIREHDPPFTPYVVMPQSVDLGAVAAAAGIPHRLVSSAAELREVVKAPGPGSEGRGLRLTEACVEREHNWQQRTAAIERAKEAARREI; this is translated from the coding sequence GTGAGCCGGACTTCGGCCGCGCCCAATCGGAATGCACTGTGGGCGCGGGCGCTCGTCGACGGCCTCGCCCGGCGCGGGGTGTCGCACGCCTGCATCGGTTCCGGGTCCCGGTCCGCCCCCCTGGTGGACGCGCTGGCGGCGGACGACCGGTTCATCCTTCACCCTCACGTGGATGAACGGAGCGCCGCCTTCTTCGCTCTGGGCGCGGGCGCGGCGAGCGGACGGCCGGCGGCGGTCGTCACGACGTCCGGCACCGCCGCGGCCAATCTCTTTCCGGCCGTCGTGGAGGCGAGCCGGAGCGAGGTCCCTTTCCTCGCGCTGACGGCGGATCGGCCGGCGGCGCTGAGGGGCACGGATGCGAACCAGACGATCGACCAGCGGGATCTCTTCGGCCGCTACGCCCGCCGGTCCATCGACCTGGCGCTTCCGGAGCCGACCGCGGCGGGGCTCGCCCGCCTGGGAGCCGCGGTGGAGGCCGCGTGGCGCGCGGCGCTGGGCCCCCCGGCGGGACCGGCGCACCTGAACGTCCAGTTCGCGAAGCCGCTGGAGCCGGTTCGGGTGCCGGGCGACGTGCCTCCCGATCTGGAGCCGCGCCTCCCCGGCTCCCCGACGCCCGGCGACGAGCCGGGAGCGCTGCCGCCGGACGCCGGCGGCGAACTCGCGGCGCTGCTGCAGGGCGCGCGGCGACCGCTCATCGTCTGCGGTCCAAACCAGCGGCCCGGGATCGGCCGCGCCGCCCTGACGCTGGCGGCCCGGATGCGCGCCCCGCTCGTCGCCGATCCGCTCTCCGGCGCCCGTTTCGGCTCCGGCGCGGAGCGCTGGACGATGGGCAGCGCCGACCTTTCGCTCCGCGCCGACGAAGTGGCCGCGGCGCTGCGCCCGGATCTGGTCCTTCGCGTCGGACGCGCGCCGACCTCCGCAGCGGTCTGTCGCTACCTGGAGCGGCACGCGGACGCGCCCCAGTTCGTCCTCGACGCGACGCACCGCTGGCACGATCATCTCGCCACGAAGGCGCGGCCGCTGACCGGCGATCCGGTCGCGACCCTCGAGCGTGCGGCCGCAACCGATTCCGGAGAAGCGGAAGAGGCGTGGTTCGGGCGCTGGCGGGCCACGGATCGCGCGGCGCGTCTCGCGGTCGAGCGGTCGCTGGCGGAGACGTGGTTCGAGGGCGCGATCGCGAACGCCATGGCGGAGAGCCTCCCGGAAGGGACGCCCTGGTTTATCGGCAACTCGATGCCGATTCGCGACATCGACGCCTTCACGCGCGCGACGGATCGGTCGCTGCGCACCCTCGGCCTCCGAGGCGCGAGCGGGATCGACGGCAACGTGAGCGCCGCGCTCGGCGCCGCGGCCGCCTGCGGACGACCCTCGGCTGCGCTCATTGGCGACCTCACGCTACTCCACGATGTGGGGGCGCTGCTCGCCGATCGCCCGTCCGGCATCTCGCTCCACCTCGTTGTCATCCAGAACCGCGGCGGCGGCATTTTCCACATGCTACCGATCCGCGAGCACGATCCGCCCTTCACGCCCTACGTGGTCATGCCTCAGTCCGTCGATCTGGGCGCGGTTGCCGCCGCCGCCGGAATCCCGCACCGTCTCGTTTCGTCGGCCGCCGAACTGCGGGAGGTCGTGAAGGCGCCGGGCCCCGGCTCGGAGGGCCGGGGCCTCCGCCTCACGGAGGCGTGCGTCGAGCGTGAACACAACTGGCAGCAGCGCACCGCCGCGATCGAACGCGCGAAGGAGGCGGCGCGCCGCGAGATCTGA
- a CDS encoding 1,4-dihydroxy-2-naphthoate polyprenyltransferase — MAPVTPGSAGAWVAGARLRTLPAAAGPVLAGGGLAWKDGGFAAAPFLAALGAALLIQIGTNFANDYSDFARGADTADRLGTPRVTQAGLLTAAAVRLGAAVSFALAVAAGIYLVIVGGWPIVWIGVGSILLAVCYTGGPWPYGYHGLGDLAVFILFGPVAVAGTYYVQLSRWAPEALLAGLGAGALATAILVVNNLRDIATDAAAGKRTLAVRIGPSATRVQYSLLVAAAIAVPPVGVMAGWWPPGALLASGAVLLAVAPLRVVWTYEDPRTLNPALAATARMTGAWGLLFAAGCLW; from the coding sequence TTGGCGCCCGTAACCCCCGGCAGCGCGGGCGCGTGGGTCGCCGGCGCCCGCCTGCGCACGCTGCCGGCCGCGGCAGGGCCCGTGCTCGCGGGCGGCGGGTTGGCGTGGAAGGACGGCGGTTTCGCCGCCGCGCCCTTCCTGGCGGCGCTCGGCGCCGCGCTCCTGATTCAGATCGGCACGAACTTCGCGAACGACTACTCCGACTTCGCGCGCGGGGCGGACACGGCCGACCGGCTCGGCACGCCGCGGGTGACGCAGGCCGGTCTGCTGACCGCGGCGGCCGTCCGGCTCGGGGCGGCGGTCTCGTTCGCGCTCGCCGTCGCGGCTGGCATCTACCTCGTGATTGTCGGCGGATGGCCGATCGTATGGATCGGCGTGGGCTCGATCCTGCTGGCGGTCTGCTACACGGGCGGGCCGTGGCCGTACGGCTACCACGGACTCGGCGACCTCGCCGTGTTCATCCTGTTCGGCCCGGTCGCGGTGGCCGGCACGTATTACGTGCAGCTCTCCCGCTGGGCGCCCGAGGCGCTCCTCGCGGGGCTCGGCGCGGGCGCGCTCGCCACGGCGATCCTGGTGGTGAACAACCTGCGCGACATCGCGACGGATGCCGCGGCGGGCAAGCGCACGCTGGCCGTGCGGATCGGTCCGTCCGCGACGCGGGTGCAGTATTCGCTGCTCGTCGCCGCCGCCATCGCGGTGCCGCCCGTCGGCGTCATGGCGGGGTGGTGGCCGCCGGGGGCGTTGCTCGCGTCGGGTGCGGTGCTGCTCGCGGTCGCTCCGCTGCGCGTCGTGTGGACGTACGAGGACCCGCGGACGCTGAACCCCGCCCTCGCCGCCACGGCGCGGATGACCGGTGCCTGGGGCCTCCTGTTCGCGGCTGGCTGCCTGTGGTGA
- the menB gene encoding 1,4-dihydroxy-2-naphthoyl-CoA synthase: MAETFSPPESGVDWEPAGEYGDITYHKSDGIARIAFNRPEVRNAFRPDTLFEMYEAFQDARDDERIGVVLLTGNGPSRDGKWAFCSGGDQRVRGTAGYVGEDGVARLNVLDLQRLIRSMPKPVIALVAGYAIGGGHVLHVVCDLTIAADNAVFGQTGPKVGSFDGGFGSSYLARSVGQKKAREIWYLCRQYGAEEAERMGLVNKVVPLARMEAEGVDWAREILGKSPLAIRCLKAAMNADCDGQAGLQELAGHATMLFYMTEEGQEGKNAFLEKRAPNFRQYPWRP; the protein is encoded by the coding sequence ATGGCAGAGACCTTCTCGCCCCCGGAAAGCGGCGTCGACTGGGAGCCGGCCGGCGAATACGGGGATATCACGTATCACAAGAGCGACGGGATCGCCCGCATCGCCTTCAACCGGCCCGAGGTGCGCAACGCGTTCCGCCCGGACACGCTGTTCGAGATGTACGAGGCGTTTCAGGACGCGCGCGATGACGAGCGGATCGGCGTCGTCCTCCTGACCGGGAACGGACCTTCGAGGGACGGGAAATGGGCCTTCTGCTCCGGGGGCGACCAGCGCGTGCGCGGGACGGCCGGATACGTGGGGGAGGACGGGGTCGCGCGCCTCAACGTCCTCGATCTCCAGCGTCTCATTCGCTCGATGCCGAAGCCCGTCATCGCGCTCGTCGCCGGGTATGCGATCGGCGGCGGGCACGTGCTGCACGTGGTGTGCGATCTGACGATCGCGGCGGACAACGCCGTGTTCGGGCAGACGGGGCCGAAGGTGGGGAGCTTCGACGGGGGGTTCGGTTCCTCGTACCTGGCGCGGTCGGTGGGCCAGAAGAAGGCGCGCGAGATCTGGTACCTGTGCCGGCAGTACGGAGCGGAGGAGGCCGAGCGGATGGGGCTCGTGAACAAGGTCGTGCCGCTGGCGCGCATGGAGGCGGAAGGCGTCGACTGGGCGCGAGAAATCCTCGGGAAGAGCCCGCTCGCGATCCGGTGTCTGAAGGCGGCGATGAACGCGGACTGCGACGGACAGGCCGGGCTCCAGGAACTGGCCGGCCACGCGACGATGCTCTTCTACATGACCGAGGAGGGCCAGGAGGGGAAGAACGCTTTTCTGGAAAAGCGCGCGCCGAACTTCAGACAGTACCCTTGGCGCCCGTAA